One window of the Leucobacter komagatae genome contains the following:
- a CDS encoding FadR/GntR family transcriptional regulator, with amino-acid sequence MDWTSMKRATTLSLPDRLSVDLERLILDGELAPGDRLPPERALAEHLGVSRVSIREALRELENRGLIDRKPGRGTVVLSPGERSGIVEQIGDAVNSAAAEIRDIMELRAIVEPPIARITAGRATPRDIAQLRELVEAMEKDTTKDRYAELDRAFHQSIAQYTHNPLLELINEQIAQQIAPSRGSRYQTRERRQVSSAAHRRIFEAIAAGDGDLAETEARAHVLDIAQQIALAGQKEDRKNDTHSQEQESTA; translated from the coding sequence ATGGACTGGACATCCATGAAGCGGGCGACAACGCTGTCGCTCCCAGACCGCCTCTCGGTCGACCTTGAACGCCTCATTCTCGATGGCGAGCTCGCCCCGGGCGATCGCTTGCCGCCGGAGCGCGCGCTCGCTGAACACCTGGGCGTCTCACGAGTCTCCATCAGGGAGGCGTTGCGCGAGCTCGAAAACCGCGGTCTGATCGACCGGAAGCCGGGCCGCGGCACGGTCGTGCTGAGCCCGGGGGAGCGCTCGGGCATCGTCGAGCAGATCGGCGACGCCGTGAATTCGGCCGCAGCCGAAATCCGCGACATTATGGAGCTCCGCGCCATCGTCGAGCCGCCCATCGCGCGCATCACGGCCGGTCGGGCGACCCCGCGAGACATCGCCCAGCTGCGCGAGCTCGTTGAGGCCATGGAGAAAGACACGACGAAGGATCGCTACGCCGAACTCGATCGCGCCTTCCACCAGTCGATCGCCCAGTACACCCACAACCCGCTGCTCGAACTCATCAATGAGCAGATCGCGCAGCAGATCGCGCCGAGCCGCGGTAGCCGCTACCAGACGCGCGAGCGCCGCCAGGTCTCGAGCGCAGCGCACCGGCGCATCTTCGAGGCCATCGCGGCGGGAGACGGCGACCTCGCCGAAACCGAAGCTCGGGCTCACGTGCTCGACATCGCGCAGCAGATCGCGCTCGCGGGCCAGAAAGAAGACCGCAAAAACGACACCCACTCACAGGAGCAGGAGAGCACAGCATGA
- a CDS encoding peptide MFS transporter: MTKPRQADTSTHPGTGVTSALGIVVDDAKPSGLLTLSGVEMWERFSFYGLQVLLAYYLYYSLTDGGLELPRPVALGIAGSYGGLVYIAQIVGAWVADRVLAPRYVVLVGGSAILAGHLLLAIVPGLLGLVVGLALIVIGTGGLKVNTTMMVGELYPNGGPRRDAGYSIYYMGITIGAFAGPLVTGWLNQAWGFHVAFGAAAAGMALGLGQYIFGMRRLPASTATVPNPLPASERTRWIIITIALIAAIALAVGFGLVRPDNISNVVALIVLVATIGLFTMLLTNKQVTRQERRGVVRYVPIFLMSLVFWTLLFQLFTAFAVFADTKINLNVGSATVPPSLIVTLESLAVAGITALLAVLWTRSRAARMRPVTKLVVGVIAMSAGAAVIVPFGLGAGVTMPLAIALLVMVFFAFGESLFAPSALSFTAELAPKAATSQMTALYFLTMAGGSTFAGWISQSYREGAEAQYFGTVAVVSLALIIALGVVHKLVDRAMLSR; this comes from the coding sequence ATGACGAAACCCCGCCAAGCCGACACCAGCACGCACCCGGGAACCGGAGTGACGAGCGCCCTCGGCATCGTGGTCGACGACGCGAAACCGAGCGGCCTGCTCACGCTCTCGGGCGTCGAGATGTGGGAGCGTTTCAGCTTCTACGGCCTCCAGGTACTCCTCGCGTACTACCTGTACTACTCGCTGACAGACGGCGGGCTCGAGCTCCCCCGCCCCGTCGCCCTCGGCATCGCCGGTTCCTACGGCGGGCTCGTCTACATTGCCCAGATCGTCGGCGCGTGGGTCGCAGACCGCGTGCTCGCCCCGCGATACGTCGTGCTGGTCGGCGGCTCGGCGATCCTTGCGGGCCACCTGCTACTCGCAATCGTTCCCGGCCTCCTCGGCCTCGTTGTCGGCCTCGCCCTCATCGTGATTGGTACGGGCGGCCTGAAAGTCAACACGACGATGATGGTCGGCGAGCTGTACCCGAATGGCGGCCCGCGCCGCGATGCCGGGTATTCGATCTACTACATGGGCATCACGATCGGTGCGTTCGCGGGCCCGCTCGTGACGGGCTGGCTCAACCAGGCGTGGGGCTTCCACGTCGCATTCGGCGCGGCAGCCGCTGGCATGGCTCTCGGCCTCGGGCAGTACATCTTCGGCATGCGCCGGCTCCCGGCGAGCACCGCGACCGTGCCGAACCCGCTGCCCGCCAGCGAGCGGACCCGCTGGATCATCATCACAATCGCGCTCATCGCAGCGATCGCGCTCGCGGTCGGATTCGGTCTCGTGCGGCCCGACAACATTAGCAACGTCGTCGCCCTCATCGTGCTCGTCGCAACGATCGGCCTCTTCACAATGCTGCTCACCAACAAGCAGGTCACGCGGCAGGAGCGGCGCGGGGTCGTCCGCTACGTTCCCATCTTCCTGATGAGCCTCGTGTTCTGGACGCTTCTCTTCCAGCTCTTCACCGCGTTCGCCGTCTTTGCTGACACGAAGATCAACCTCAACGTCGGCTCGGCGACCGTACCGCCGTCGCTCATCGTAACGCTCGAGAGCCTCGCCGTGGCCGGCATCACGGCGCTCCTCGCTGTGCTCTGGACCCGCAGCCGAGCGGCGCGCATGCGGCCCGTGACAAAGCTCGTGGTCGGAGTTATCGCGATGTCGGCCGGTGCCGCGGTGATTGTGCCTTTCGGGCTCGGAGCAGGCGTCACTATGCCTCTCGCGATCGCCCTGCTGGTCATGGTGTTCTTCGCGTTCGGAGAGTCGCTCTTCGCACCATCTGCCCTGTCATTCACGGCCGAGCTCGCGCCGAAGGCGGCCACCTCGCAGATGACCGCGCTGTACTTCCTCACCATGGCAGGCGGCTCGACGTTCGCGGGGTGGATCTCGCAGTCGTACCGCGAGGGCGCAGAGGCGCAGTACTTCGGAACGGTGGCGGTCGTGTCGCTCGCGCTGATCATCGCCCTCGGCGTGGTGCACAAGCTCGTAGACCGCGCGATGCTGAGCCGCTAG